Proteins encoded together in one Penicillium digitatum chromosome 1, complete sequence window:
- a CDS encoding AP-2 complex subunit sigma, which produces MPVYMLHGFRWPRAGFTGIRVYIVLHNLEEAAAEYIQQPLTTELLKTSFRKTQADLVTRLPELSFIEQYDPADETSGTVSQDYAYISTRVLEISEDESGDCGGENIEDYVEQGSGLTHDQTAALEELRDRLAPGEKIGWYLVYNGDPERWFPDSEDSENYESEEDSEDESQNQRQGQVQSRKGESSIGPTSPQSYTNRLTSFWNRMSSG; this is translated from the exons ATGCCAGTCTATATGCTCCACGGCTTCCGCTGGCCCCGCGCCGGGTTCACGGGGATCCGCGTATACATCGTACTCCATaacctggaagaagcagCCGCGGAATACATCCAGCAACCGCTGACCACCGAGCTCCTCAAAACGTCTTTCCGCAAAACACAGGCGGACCTCGTGACGCGGCTGCCGGAGCTGTCATTTATTGAGCAGTATGATCCCGCCGACGAGACGAGTGGCACCGTCAGCCAGGACTATGCGTATATTTCCACGCGGGTCCTAGAGATTTCAGAGGATGAGAGTGGTGATTGTGGAGGGGAGAATATTGAGGATTATGTGGAACAGGGATCTGGGTTGACGCACGATCAAACGGCGGCGCTGGAGGAATTGCGCGATCGTCTAGCACCCGGTGAAAAAATCGGATGGTATCTTGTTTATAATGGAGACCCTGAGCGGTGGTTTCCTGACTCTGAAGACTCCGAGAATTACGAGTCTGAGGAGGACTCTGAGGATGAGAGCCAGAATCAGCGCCAGGGTCAGGTCCAGAGCCGCAAGGGGGAAAGCTCTATAGGGCCTACTAGTCCGCAGAGTTATACG AATCGTCTGACGAGCTTCTGGAATCGAATGAGCTCGGGGTGA
- a CDS encoding putative NAD dependent epimerase/dehydratase: MSLMLSDFLAPQPMTDIFTDDTNIDRRKCHRTVPMKVLALGVGRTGTASLRKAFERLGYVKCYHMMCASVENPPDCLMWHDALNAKYNGIGEFSRKEWDQLLGDCQAVCDWPACAFAKELIEAYPNAKVILTTRDVNPWHASVMKTVFWRISDPEHKFVSNFSWAAGMYYPMLNKFFETFFRGDFPGKGKQVYEDHVAQVRSLVPPERLLEYNINDGWAPLCEFLEEEVPDTPFPCANDTADFNKRCSTRNRHQMMNVALQAVTLGGSLLAAGFVATLAFKYFSLR, encoded by the exons ATGTCTCTAATGCTCTCCGATTTTCTGGCTCCCCAGCCCATGACCGACATCTTTACCGATGATACAAACATTGACAGACGAAAGTGCCACCGCACAGTACCTATGAAGGTCCTTGCTCTGGGCGTTGGTCGCACTGGAACTGCCT CTCTTCGCAAGGCCTTTGAGCGACTGGGCTATGTCAAGTGCTACCACATGATGTGCGCAAGTGTTGAGAACCCGCCGGATTGCTTGATGTGGCACGATGCCCTAAACGCGAAGTACAACGGAATTGGCGAGTTCAGCCGCAAGGAATGGGACCAGCTTCTGGGTGACTGTCAGGCTGTCTGTGACTGGCCTGCCTGTGCTTTTGCAAAAGAGCTGATCGAGGCCTATCCCAATGCGAAGGTCATCCTGACTACCCGTGATGTCAACCCGTGGCACGC ATCCGTCATGAAGACTGTCTTCTGGCGCATCTCAGACCCAGAGCACAAGTTTGTGTCGAACTTCAGCTGGGCCGCGGGCATGTACTACCCTATGCTGAATAAGTTCTTTGAGACATTTTTCCGTGGTGACTTTCCCGGAAAAGGCAAGCAAGTCTACGAGGATCATGTCGCCCAGGTCCGCAGTTTGGTGCCCCCCGAGCGTCTGCTTGAATACAACATCAACGACGGCTGGGCCCCACTCTGCGAGTTCCTCGAGGAGGAGGTCCCTGACACCCCCTTCCCCTGTGCAAATGACACGGCTGACTTTAACAAGCGTTGCAGCACCCGCAACCGTCACCAGATGATGAACGTTGCTCTCCAGGCTGTCACTCTGGGGGGTTCACTGCTTGCCGCTGGCTTCGTGGCTACTTTGGCTTTCAAATATTTCTCCCTTCGCTAA
- a CDS encoding AP-2 complex subunit sigma, giving the protein MVLSFIIVQNRQGKTRLAKWYSPYSDEEKIKLKGEVHRLVAPRDQKYQSNFVEFRRSTKVVYRRYAGLFFCVCVDANDNELAYLEAIHFFVEVLDQFFGNVCELDLVFNFYKVYAILDEVFLAGEIQETSKQERLLWRLSDRRHSSCHYLVAAVEITGYTKAVQKASLLYLVVQGLYGEQDIL; this is encoded by the exons ATGGTTCTCTCATTTATCATAGTTCAGAATCGCCA GGGGAAAACGCGCCTGGCGAAATGGTACTCACCATATAGT GATGAAGAGAAAATCAAACTGAAAGGCGAG GTCCATCGTCTTGTCGCCCCTCGAGATCAGAAATACCAGTCCAACTTTGTTGAGTTCCGTCGGAGTACCAAGGTTGTCTATCGGAGATATGCTGGTTTGTTCTTTTGCGTCTGCGTCGACGCGAATGACAACGAGCTAGCCTATCTCGAGGCTATCCATTTCTTTGTCGAAGTGCTAGACCAATTCTTCGGCAATGTGTGTGAGCTGGATTTGGTCTTCAATTTCTACAAG GTCTACGCTATTCTGGACGAAGTCTTTCTCGCAGGCGAGATTCAAGAGACAAGCAAGCAG GAGCGATTACTCTGGAGATTATCAGATCGCCGGCACAGTTCATGCCATTACTTAGTGGCCGCTGTCGAAATCACAGGTTATACGA AGGCTGTTCAGAAAGCGTCTTTGCTTTACCTGGTAGTCCAAGGGTTGTATGGTGAACAGGATATTCTCTGA